A window of Cohnella herbarum contains these coding sequences:
- the fusA gene encoding elongation factor G has product MAREFSLQNTRNIGIMAHIDAGKTTTTERILFYTGRVHKIGEVHEGAATMDWMEQEQERGITITSAATTAQWSGHRINIIDTPGHVDFTVEVERSLRVLDGAVGVFSAKEGVEPQSETVWRQADRYGVPRIAYVNKMDIIGADYLNVITSMKERLNANAVAIQLPMGAEDVFVGMIDLVERVAYKYKDDQGKDPEKIAIPAEYEAQVEELRAILVEKVAELDEDLTMKFLEGEELTIPEIKAALRKGVCEVKIFPVVCGSSYRNKGVQPMLDAVVDYLPSPLDVPSITGHLEDGTETVRKSSDAEPFAALAFKIMTDPYVGRLTFFRVYSGVLSAGSYVVNATKGKRERVGRILQMHANSRQEIAEVYSGDIAAAVGLKDTTTGDTLCDEKHPVILESMNFPEPVIQLAVEPKTKADQDKMGIALQKLAEEDPTFRAHTDEETGQTIISGMGELHLEILVDRMLREFKVETNVGKPQVAYRETFRVPAKVEGKFVRQSGGRGQYGHCWIEFEPREPGEGFLFENKVVGGVVPREFIAPVQAGIEESMKNGVLAGFPLVDIKATIVDGSYHDVDSSEMAFKIAGSMALKAAKDKCSPCLLEPIMKVEVTVPEEYFGDVMGMLSSRRGRIEGSDMRFGAQIVRAKVPLAEMFGYSTTLRSGTQGRGVFSMELSHYEEVPKSISEEIISKYKGV; this is encoded by the coding sequence ATGGCTAGAGAGTTCTCCTTGCAAAATACGCGTAATATCGGGATTATGGCGCATATTGATGCGGGTAAAACCACGACTACGGAACGGATTTTGTTCTACACCGGACGAGTTCATAAGATCGGCGAAGTGCACGAAGGCGCCGCTACGATGGACTGGATGGAGCAAGAGCAAGAGCGTGGCATCACGATTACATCGGCCGCTACGACCGCTCAATGGTCTGGACACCGTATCAATATTATCGACACCCCGGGTCACGTTGACTTCACGGTAGAAGTCGAGCGCTCCTTGCGCGTATTGGATGGGGCTGTTGGCGTGTTCAGCGCCAAAGAAGGCGTTGAACCACAGTCCGAAACGGTATGGCGTCAAGCCGACCGTTACGGCGTACCGCGTATCGCTTATGTTAATAAGATGGATATTATCGGTGCGGACTACCTTAACGTTATTACTTCCATGAAAGAACGCTTGAACGCGAACGCTGTAGCGATTCAATTGCCTATGGGCGCCGAAGATGTTTTTGTAGGGATGATCGACCTTGTTGAACGGGTTGCTTATAAATACAAAGACGATCAAGGTAAGGATCCAGAGAAAATTGCGATTCCTGCAGAGTATGAAGCTCAAGTGGAAGAACTACGCGCTATCTTGGTAGAGAAAGTTGCAGAACTGGATGAAGACTTGACGATGAAATTCTTGGAGGGTGAAGAACTCACGATCCCGGAAATCAAAGCAGCTCTTCGTAAAGGCGTCTGTGAAGTGAAAATCTTCCCGGTCGTATGCGGCTCCTCTTACCGTAACAAAGGCGTTCAGCCGATGTTGGATGCTGTAGTTGATTACCTGCCGTCTCCTCTAGACGTACCTTCTATCACAGGTCATTTAGAAGACGGTACGGAAACAGTTCGTAAGTCTTCGGACGCCGAACCTTTCGCTGCATTAGCGTTTAAGATTATGACTGACCCTTACGTTGGTCGTCTGACTTTCTTCCGCGTATACTCCGGCGTACTGAGCGCAGGCTCTTACGTTGTAAACGCGACGAAAGGCAAACGCGAACGCGTCGGCCGTATTCTGCAAATGCATGCGAACAGCCGTCAAGAAATCGCCGAAGTTTACTCCGGTGATATCGCGGCAGCCGTCGGTCTGAAAGATACGACGACTGGAGACACGCTGTGCGACGAGAAACATCCGGTAATCCTGGAATCGATGAACTTCCCTGAGCCGGTTATCCAACTTGCGGTTGAGCCTAAAACGAAAGCCGACCAAGATAAAATGGGTATCGCTCTGCAGAAGCTCGCTGAGGAAGATCCTACGTTCCGTGCTCACACGGACGAAGAAACCGGCCAAACGATCATCTCCGGTATGGGCGAGCTTCACTTGGAAATCCTTGTTGACCGTATGCTTCGCGAATTCAAAGTGGAGACGAATGTTGGTAAACCGCAAGTTGCTTACCGTGAAACATTCCGTGTCCCTGCGAAAGTCGAAGGTAAGTTCGTTCGCCAATCCGGTGGACGCGGTCAATACGGCCATTGCTGGATCGAGTTCGAACCGCGTGAGCCAGGCGAAGGCTTCTTGTTCGAGAACAAAGTCGTCGGCGGCGTAGTACCACGCGAGTTTATCGCGCCAGTACAAGCCGGTATCGAAGAATCAATGAAAAATGGCGTACTCGCAGGCTTCCCGCTTGTTGATATTAAAGCCACTATCGTTGACGGATCGTACCATGACGTCGACTCCTCGGAGATGGCGTTCAAAATTGCTGGATCGATGGCGCTTAAAGCGGCTAAGGACAAATGTAGCCCTTGCTTGCTTGAGCCGATCATGAAGGTTGAAGTAACGGTTCCCGAAGAGTACTTCGGCGATGTTATGGGCATGCTGAGTTCCCGTCGCGGTCGCATCGAAGGATCCGATATGCGTTTCGGCGCACAAATCGTTCGCGCGAAGGTGCCGTTGGCAGAGATGTTCGGATACTCCACAACGCTTCGTTCCGGTACGCAAGGCCGTGGGGTGTTCTCGATGGAACTGTCCCACTACGAAGAAGTACCGAAATCGATCTCCGAAGAGATCATTTCCAAGTACAAAGGCGTATAA
- the rpsL gene encoding 30S ribosomal protein S12 — protein sequence MPTINQLVRKGRQSKVVKSKSPALQRGFNALKRVETELSAPQKRGVCTRVGTMTPKKPNSALRKYARVRLTNRVEVTAYIGGIGHNLQEHSVVLVRGGRVKDLPGVRYHIVRGALDTAGVNNRKQARSKYGTKRPKVKKS from the coding sequence ATGCCAACAATTAACCAGCTAGTTCGTAAAGGCCGTCAATCGAAGGTCGTAAAATCGAAATCTCCTGCTCTTCAAAGAGGGTTCAACGCGTTGAAACGCGTAGAAACTGAATTGAGCGCGCCTCAAAAACGCGGAGTGTGCACTCGTGTAGGAACGATGACTCCGAAAAAACCGAACTCCGCACTTCGTAAATACGCAAGGGTCCGTTTGACCAACCGCGTTGAGGTGACCGCCTACATTGGGGGGATCGGCCATAACTTGCAAGAGCATAGCGTTGTTCTTGTTCGCGGAGGCCGGGTTAAAGACTTGCCGGGGGTTCGTTATCATATCGTTCGCGGAGCGTTGGATACCGCAGGCGTTAACAACCGGAAACAAGCTCGTTCCAAATACGGTACGAAAAGACCGAAAGTTAAAAAATCCTAA
- the rpsG gene encoding 30S ribosomal protein S7 yields MPRKGPVPKRDVLPDPLYNSKLVTRLVNRIMIDGKKGVAQQLLYDAFTLIQERSGKEPMEVFEAAIKNIMPVLEVKARRVGGANYQVPIEVKPERRTSLGLRWLVNYSRNRGEKTMEERLAAEILDASNNTGAAVKKREDTHKMAEANKAFAHYRW; encoded by the coding sequence ATGCCACGTAAAGGACCAGTTCCGAAACGGGATGTACTCCCGGATCCGCTGTACAACAGCAAACTTGTTACTCGTCTCGTAAACCGCATCATGATCGACGGAAAGAAGGGCGTAGCCCAACAACTTCTGTATGATGCGTTCACATTGATTCAAGAGCGCTCCGGTAAAGAACCAATGGAGGTTTTTGAAGCAGCAATCAAGAACATCATGCCGGTGCTTGAGGTTAAAGCTCGCCGCGTAGGTGGAGCAAACTATCAAGTTCCAATTGAAGTTAAGCCTGAACGCCGCACGTCCCTTGGACTGCGCTGGCTCGTTAACTACTCCCGCAACCGCGGAGAGAAGACGATGGAAGAGCGTTTAGCAGCTGAAATTCTGGATGCTTCCAATAACACTGGAGCAGCCGTTAAGAAGCGTGAGGATACTCACAAAATGGCGGAAGCGAACAAAGCATTCGCTCACTACCGTTGGTAG
- the rpoC gene encoding DNA-directed RNA polymerase subunit beta' — MLDVNNFEFMKIGLASPDKIRSWSRGEVKKPETINYRTLKPEKEGLFCEKIFGPTKDWECHCGKYKRVRYKGVVCDRCGVEVTRAKVRRERMGHIELAAPVSHIWYFKGIPSRMGLALDMSPRSLEEIIYFASYVVTDPGDTPLEKKQLLSEKEYRSYRDKYGYAFHAGMGAEAVKRLLQDIDLDRELETLREDLRTAQGQRRNRAIKRLEVVESFRNSGNLPDWMILDVLPVIPPELRPMVQLDGGRFATSDLNDLYRRVINRNNRLKRLLDLGAPDIIVQNEKRMLQEAVDALIDNGRRGRPVTGPGNRPLKSLSHMLKGKQGRFRQNLLGKRVDYSGRSVIVVGPSLRMYQCGLPKEMALELFKPFVMKELVLKGLAHNIKSAKRKVERVSPEVWDVLEEVIKEHPVLLNRAPTLHRLGIQAFEPILVEGRAIKLHPLVCTAYNADFDGDQMAVHVPLSAEAQAEARLLMLAAGNILNPKDGKPVVTPSQDMVLGCFYLTMDNNKSYGTGLRFANVNEAVSAYQRGTAGISLHARVIIPVKELKKKTFTPEQQEALIVTTIGKIIFNEIFPETFPYINEATKENLVKGTPDKYFIYDKGADLNKFIDDPAVPGAVGKEYLGNIIGECFRIYHTTKTSVILDNIKQLGFTYSTRAGITIGVSDVIVPQEKVQILAKSEERVSVVATQYRRGLITNEERRDRVIEIWSKTKDELTDILMKSMDRYNNIMLMVDSKARGNKSQITQLGGMRGLMANPSGRIIELPIKSNFREGLTVLEYFISTHGARKGLADTALRTADSGYLTRRLVDVAQDVIVREDNCGTDKGITVSRIEDGKEVIEDLFDRIEGRYAFETIRHPETKEVIVNRNDLIDTPKAEEIIHAGIKKVQIRSVLSCRARHGVCKLCYGRNLATGKKVEIGEAVGIIAAQSIGEPGTQLTMRTFHTGGVAGDDITQGLPRIQELFEARNPKGQAIISELDGVVKEIRETKDRREIELQGGAESKIYPVSYGSRIRVTQGQQVEAGDELTDGSIDPKEMLRIKGIRGVQNYILQEVQRVYRNQGVEINDKHVEVMIKQMLRKIRIVDPGDTPLLPGAFVDLHEYEAANREAILSDKEPAVARPVLLGITKASLETDSFLSAASFQETTRVLTDAAIKGKVDRLLGLKENVIIGKLIPAGTGMARYRNIRVVSPFDEPTDESAELEPVGVE; from the coding sequence TTGTTAGACGTCAATAACTTTGAGTTTATGAAGATCGGTTTGGCTTCACCGGACAAAATCCGGTCGTGGTCGAGAGGCGAAGTCAAAAAGCCGGAAACGATAAACTACCGGACCTTGAAGCCGGAAAAAGAAGGCCTGTTCTGCGAAAAGATTTTCGGGCCGACCAAGGACTGGGAATGTCATTGCGGTAAATACAAAAGAGTTCGTTACAAAGGCGTCGTCTGCGATCGTTGCGGCGTCGAAGTCACGCGCGCGAAAGTTCGCCGCGAACGGATGGGCCATATCGAATTGGCGGCTCCGGTTTCGCATATCTGGTATTTCAAAGGAATTCCAAGCCGTATGGGGCTTGCTCTCGATATGTCTCCGCGCTCCTTGGAAGAGATCATCTATTTCGCATCTTACGTCGTAACGGATCCGGGCGATACGCCTCTCGAGAAGAAGCAACTTCTTTCCGAGAAGGAATACCGGAGCTATCGCGATAAGTACGGTTACGCGTTCCATGCTGGCATGGGTGCGGAAGCCGTTAAGAGATTGCTGCAAGACATCGACCTTGATCGCGAGTTAGAGACGCTCAGGGAAGATCTTCGCACGGCGCAAGGTCAACGCCGTAACCGCGCGATTAAACGTCTGGAAGTCGTGGAATCGTTCCGTAACTCCGGCAACCTGCCGGATTGGATGATTCTAGACGTGTTGCCGGTCATTCCTCCCGAACTGCGTCCTATGGTTCAATTGGATGGCGGACGTTTCGCAACAAGCGACTTGAACGACCTGTACCGCCGCGTTATTAACCGGAACAACCGTTTGAAACGTTTGCTTGATCTGGGCGCGCCGGATATTATCGTTCAGAACGAGAAGCGGATGCTTCAAGAAGCGGTTGACGCGTTGATCGACAACGGTCGTCGCGGCCGTCCCGTTACGGGTCCGGGTAACCGTCCGTTGAAATCTCTCAGCCATATGCTGAAAGGTAAACAAGGACGTTTCCGTCAGAACTTGCTCGGTAAACGGGTCGACTATTCCGGACGTTCCGTTATCGTCGTAGGACCAAGCTTGAGAATGTACCAATGCGGTCTGCCTAAAGAGATGGCGTTGGAGTTGTTCAAGCCTTTCGTAATGAAAGAACTCGTGTTGAAGGGTCTAGCCCACAACATTAAGAGCGCGAAACGCAAAGTTGAACGGGTTAGCCCGGAAGTATGGGATGTCCTCGAGGAAGTCATCAAGGAACATCCAGTGCTGCTCAACCGTGCGCCAACGCTTCATAGACTCGGTATCCAAGCTTTCGAACCGATCTTGGTCGAAGGCCGCGCCATTAAGCTTCATCCGCTCGTATGTACGGCTTACAATGCCGACTTCGACGGTGACCAAATGGCCGTTCACGTTCCGTTGTCCGCCGAAGCTCAAGCCGAAGCGCGCTTGCTGATGCTTGCCGCAGGTAACATCTTGAACCCTAAAGACGGTAAGCCGGTCGTTACTCCTTCCCAGGATATGGTTCTCGGATGCTTCTACCTGACGATGGATAACAACAAATCTTACGGTACGGGTCTTCGTTTTGCGAACGTCAACGAAGCGGTCTCCGCTTATCAACGCGGAACTGCAGGCATTTCGTTGCATGCCCGTGTCATTATCCCGGTTAAAGAGTTGAAGAAAAAGACCTTTACTCCGGAACAGCAGGAAGCGCTGATCGTTACGACGATCGGAAAAATCATCTTCAACGAAATTTTCCCGGAAACGTTCCCTTACATCAACGAAGCGACCAAAGAAAACTTGGTCAAAGGAACGCCGGACAAATACTTCATCTACGACAAAGGCGCGGATCTCAACAAGTTTATCGATGATCCTGCCGTGCCGGGAGCCGTAGGTAAAGAGTACTTGGGTAATATCATCGGCGAATGCTTCCGAATTTACCATACGACGAAGACGTCCGTCATACTGGATAACATCAAGCAGCTCGGATTTACGTATTCGACTCGCGCGGGCATCACGATCGGCGTATCCGACGTTATCGTTCCTCAAGAGAAGGTACAGATTCTGGCGAAATCCGAAGAACGCGTATCCGTCGTCGCGACGCAATATCGCCGCGGTTTGATTACGAACGAAGAGCGTCGGGATCGCGTTATCGAGATCTGGAGCAAAACGAAGGACGAACTGACGGATATTCTGATGAAGTCCATGGATCGTTACAACAACATCATGTTGATGGTCGACTCCAAAGCGCGGGGTAACAAATCGCAAATCACCCAATTGGGCGGTATGCGGGGTCTGATGGCCAACCCGTCCGGTCGTATCATCGAGTTGCCGATCAAATCGAACTTCCGCGAAGGTCTGACCGTATTGGAGTACTTCATCTCCACTCACGGAGCGCGTAAAGGTCTTGCCGATACCGCCCTTCGTACAGCCGATTCCGGTTACTTGACTCGTCGTCTCGTAGACGTCGCGCAAGACGTAATCGTTCGCGAGGACAATTGCGGAACGGACAAAGGAATTACGGTTTCCCGCATCGAGGACGGCAAAGAGGTCATCGAGGACTTGTTCGACCGTATTGAAGGCAGATATGCTTTCGAAACGATTCGTCATCCGGAAACGAAAGAAGTTATCGTTAATCGTAACGATTTGATCGACACGCCTAAAGCGGAAGAGATCATACATGCAGGCATCAAGAAAGTTCAGATTCGTTCCGTTCTTAGCTGCCGCGCCCGTCATGGCGTATGTAAGCTTTGTTATGGACGTAACCTGGCGACGGGCAAGAAAGTCGAAATCGGGGAAGCGGTCGGGATTATCGCCGCGCAATCCATCGGGGAACCGGGAACGCAGCTCACAATGCGTACGTTCCATACCGGCGGTGTTGCAGGGGACGATATCACGCAAGGTTTGCCGCGGATTCAAGAGCTCTTCGAAGCTCGGAATCCGAAAGGTCAAGCTATTATCTCCGAGCTTGACGGCGTAGTTAAAGAAATTCGCGAAACGAAGGATCGTCGCGAAATCGAGCTTCAGGGCGGAGCGGAATCCAAAATCTACCCTGTCAGCTACGGTTCGCGCATTCGCGTCACTCAAGGACAGCAAGTAGAAGCAGGAGACGAGTTGACGGACGGTTCGATCGATCCGAAAGAAATGCTTCGCATCAAAGGTATTCGCGGCGTGCAGAACTACATTCTGCAAGAGGTACAACGCGTTTACCGTAACCAAGGCGTTGAAATCAACGATAAGCACGTCGAGGTTATGATCAAGCAGATGCTCCGTAAGATTCGGATCGTTGATCCGGGCGACACGCCATTGCTGCCGGGCGCATTCGTGGATCTCCACGAATACGAAGCGGCAAACCGCGAAGCGATCCTTTCCGACAAGGAACCGGCCGTTGCGCGTCCAGTGCTCCTCGGGATCACGAAAGCGTCGCTCGAAACCGATTCGTTCCTATCCGCGGCATCCTTCCAAGAGACCACTCGCGTTCTGACCGATGCGGCTATCAAAGGCAAAGTCGACAGATTGCTCGGACTCAAGGAGAACGTCATTATCGGGAAACTCATTCCGGCAGGGACAGGTATGGCGCGTTATCGCAACATCCGCGTCGTTTCGCCATTTGACGAACCGACCGATGAATCCGCCGAGCTTGAACCGGTTGGCGTAGAGTAA
- the tuf gene encoding elongation factor Tu — protein sequence MAKAKFERNKPHINIGTIGHVDHGKTTTTAAITSVLNKKYGSGAAVAFDQIDKAPEERERGITISTAHVEYETPNRHYAHVDCPGHADYVKNMITGAAQMDGAILVVSAADGPMPQTREHILLSKQVGVPYIVVFLNKCDMVEDEELLELVEMEVRDLLSEYEFPGDDTPIIRGAAREALANPDGPWADKILELFEAIDSYIPTPERATDKPFLMPVEDVFTITGRGTVATGRVERGIIKVGDEAEIIGLQEETRKSVVTGVEMFRKLLDQAQAGDNIGALLRGVDRKDIERGQVIAKPGSVKPHTEFTAQIYVLTSGEGGRHKPFFTGYRPQFYFRTTDVTGIINLPEGTEMVMPGDNIEVTVQLISPIAVEEGTRFAIREGGRTVGAGAVASIQK from the coding sequence ATGGCTAAGGCTAAATTCGAACGTAACAAACCACACATCAATATCGGAACTATCGGTCACGTTGACCACGGTAAAACTACAACTACGGCTGCAATCACTTCGGTATTGAACAAAAAATACGGCAGCGGTGCTGCAGTAGCGTTTGATCAAATCGACAAAGCTCCAGAAGAGCGCGAGCGTGGAATTACAATTTCCACAGCACACGTTGAGTACGAAACTCCTAACCGTCACTACGCACACGTTGACTGCCCAGGACATGCTGACTATGTTAAAAACATGATCACCGGTGCTGCTCAAATGGACGGAGCGATCCTGGTTGTATCCGCTGCTGACGGCCCTATGCCGCAAACGCGCGAGCACATCTTGCTTTCCAAGCAAGTAGGCGTTCCTTACATCGTCGTATTCTTGAACAAATGCGACATGGTTGAAGACGAAGAGTTGCTTGAACTCGTTGAGATGGAAGTTCGCGACCTTCTTAGCGAATATGAGTTCCCGGGCGATGATACTCCAATCATCCGCGGTGCTGCTCGTGAAGCTCTTGCTAACCCTGATGGTCCTTGGGCTGACAAAATCCTTGAGTTGTTCGAAGCGATCGACAGCTATATCCCAACTCCTGAGCGCGCAACTGACAAGCCTTTCTTGATGCCTGTTGAGGATGTGTTCACAATCACTGGTCGTGGTACTGTTGCTACAGGCCGTGTTGAGCGTGGTATCATCAAAGTTGGCGACGAGGCTGAAATCATCGGTTTGCAAGAAGAAACTCGCAAATCCGTTGTAACGGGCGTAGAAATGTTCCGCAAATTGCTTGATCAAGCTCAAGCCGGCGACAACATCGGAGCATTGCTTCGTGGTGTAGACCGTAAAGACATCGAGCGTGGCCAAGTAATCGCGAAGCCAGGTTCCGTTAAACCCCATACTGAGTTCACAGCTCAAATCTACGTTCTGACTTCCGGTGAGGGTGGCCGTCACAAGCCTTTCTTCACAGGTTACCGTCCGCAGTTCTACTTCCGGACAACAGACGTAACTGGTATCATCAACCTGCCTGAAGGCACTGAGATGGTTATGCCTGGCGATAACATCGAAGTTACTGTACAACTGATTTCGCCAATCGCCGTTGAAGAAGGTACTCGTTTCGCTATCCGCGAAGGCGGTCGTACTGTAGGCGCAGGCGCAGTTGCTTCTATCCAAAAATAA
- a CDS encoding ATP-binding cassette domain-containing protein has protein sequence MTQPLIKLDEIVCRYGSKEVLKRLSLTVCDCEVTAIVGSNGSGKSTLLKMISGYGQFNQGSRKEVTALKKLSIGFVPDGFPRMRFTAEEYLRSMGKMRGMANESLERRIAELLLQFGLNVTSRQQLRHYSKGMLQKVNLMQALLEEPDLLLLDEPLSGLDIQTQDELIGVLLLLKKKGMAIVLSTHEREVIDRIADRVVTLKDGVVGNDYRIARQKPVSQKMITFDLDEEQTRKCMEKFSTIIVRSHANHRWSIEIDSSLSDRFLQAILNEGASVVSVENDEMAVKPYGQTKQGVAI, from the coding sequence ATGACACAACCTTTGATTAAGCTGGACGAAATCGTCTGCAGATACGGATCCAAAGAAGTTCTGAAGAGGTTATCTCTAACGGTCTGCGATTGCGAAGTGACGGCCATTGTCGGAAGCAACGGTTCCGGAAAGAGCACGTTGTTAAAAATGATAAGCGGATACGGGCAGTTTAATCAGGGGAGCAGGAAAGAAGTTACGGCGTTAAAAAAACTGTCGATCGGGTTCGTGCCGGACGGGTTTCCTCGAATGCGATTTACCGCGGAGGAGTATTTGCGCAGCATGGGTAAAATGAGAGGAATGGCAAATGAATCGTTAGAGCGAAGGATAGCCGAGCTATTGCTTCAATTCGGGTTGAATGTCACTTCTCGACAGCAGCTTCGCCATTACTCGAAAGGGATGCTCCAGAAGGTAAATCTGATGCAAGCCTTATTGGAAGAGCCGGATCTCTTACTGTTGGACGAGCCGTTATCGGGATTGGATATCCAGACGCAAGACGAACTCATCGGAGTGCTTCTTTTACTTAAGAAAAAAGGGATGGCTATCGTATTATCCACGCACGAGAGAGAGGTAATCGATCGGATAGCGGATCGGGTTGTCACCTTGAAAGACGGAGTCGTAGGTAACGACTATAGAATCGCTAGGCAGAAGCCGGTAAGCCAAAAAATGATCACTTTCGATCTCGATGAAGAGCAAACCCGGAAATGTATGGAGAAGTTTTCAACGATCATCGTTCGGAGTCACGCCAATCATAGATGGAGTATCGAGATCGATTCATCGTTGAGCGATCGGTTTCTGCAAGCGATTCTTAACGAGGGGGCTTCCGTCGTCTCCGTGGAAAATGATGAAATGGCGGTAAAACCATATGGTCAAACGAAGCAGGGGGTCGCGATATGA